A window of Streptomyces profundus genomic DNA:
TCCCTCGCACCTGCCACTTGCACGCCTGCCGGACCGCCTCCTGGAGCACCCAGCGGCCCAACGGCACGATCAGCCCCGTGTGTTCGGCGAGCGGGATGAAACGGTCCGGGCCGAGCACCCCGTGCCGGGGATGGCTCCAGCGCACCAGGGCCTCGGCGCCCTCCAGACTGCCGTCCTCCATCTTCACCAGCGGCTGGTACTCGATGAAGAACTCGCAGCCCTTGAGCGCCGCCGGCAGGTGGTGGGTGAGGTGGTGGCGGCTGATCGCCCTGGCGTCCGAGTCGGGATCGGCCAACGCGTAGCGGTTGCCGCCCTCGGCCTTCGCCCGGTACATCGTGATGTCGGCGCTGCGCAGCACCTCGGCTGAGGTGAGGTTGCGCGTCGGACCCTCCACCACGCCGATGCTGGCCCGCACCATCAGCTCCCGGTCGCCGACCGTGACCGGCGTGGCCAGCGCCGCCAGCGCGCGGCGCGCCAGCTCGGCGACGGCGTCGGGGGTCGGCGGGTCGACGACCAGCGCCACGAACTCGTCGCCGCCGATCCTGGCCAGCATCTGCCCCGGCTCGGCGGCGCACTCCTGGAGGCGCTCCGCCACCGCGATCAGCAGCTGGTCGCCCACCGCGTGCCCCAGGCTGTCGTTGACCGCCTTGAAGCCGTCCAGATCCAGATAGCAGAGCCCCACCCGGCTCTGCGGCGAGCCGGCGGCCAGGGCCTGCTCCAGCTTCTCGAAGAACATCGACCGGTTGGGCAGATCGGTGAGCGCGTCGTGGGTGGCCTGGTAGCGCAGCCGCAGGTTGAGCAGCCGGCGCTCGGACACGTCCTCCATCATCGCGAGCATGTAGCGCGGATCGCCCTCGGCGTCGCGCAGCAGGGAGACCGTCAGATTGGCCCACAGCACCGTGCCGTCGCTGCGGTTGTAGGGCTTCTCCACCTGGTAGTGCTCGCGCTCGCCGCGCATCAACTCCCGTTGCATCCGCGAGACCTCGGGCGCGTCCTCGGGATGCGTCCAGTCCAGCACGTTGCGGCTCTGCCGCGAGGTGGCCGGCGGGCCCATCATCCGGGCGAAGGAGTCGTTGGTGTCGATGATCGTGCCGTGGATGTCGGCGATGCCGATGCCCAGCGCGGCGTCCCTGAAGACGGCGCGGAACCGCGTCTCGCTCTCGTGGAGCGCGTTGGCGATCTCGGTCTGCGCGGTCAGGGCGGCCACCGACAGCGACTCCTGCTCGCTGCGGGTGCGCTCCTGGAGGGCGCGGGCGAAGCCGGCCGAGATCGCGTGCTGGAGTCGGGCGCAGCGGCTGCGCGCCTCCTCCTGGCCGAGCGCGGCGGTATCGGCGCAGTAGAGGAGCAGATAGGCGTCGACGACGCCCAGCACGCGGGGCAGCGCCTCGGGCGCGGTGCAGTGCGCGGCGACCAGCGCCTCGCCGACGAAGACCCCGGGGCTGGGGTCGAAGGGCTGCGCGCGCAGCGCCCTGGCCAGGCGCTCGGCGAGGGCCGTCAGCAGGCCCTCGAACTCCCGCTTGGTCATCGAGGTGGTGGTGGCCGGGTAGACCGCGCGGCACCAGATGGTGGCGAAGCGCCGCAGGCCGTCGGGCGGGAGGGTCGGGGGGGTGCGGGAGTCGGTCACGCCGTGCGCCCCACCCCGGCGATGCCGCTGAACGCCAGCGGGTCCTCGTCCCCGATCTCGTCCTCGGGTCGCCAGCGCCCCAGGGGAACGAGGCCCGGCTCGACCAGCTCGAAGCCGTCGAAGAAGCGGGCCACCTCGGACTCGCCGCGCATCACCAGATCGGAGCCGCTCCCTCGGTACACCTCGGACAGCTCGCTGCCCTGGGCGGCGGTGACGGGACCGTTGTCCACCGAGGCGTGGGTGAGGATCAGCAGGCTGCCGGGGGCCAGCGCGTCACGGAGGGCGGCGACCTTCTCCAGCGGCTTCTCCTCGTCGTCGAGGAAGTGCAGCAGCGCCACCAGGAGCAGGGCCACCGGCTGGCCGAAGTCCAGCAGCCGCGCGGCCTGTTCGCTGTGCAGGATCTCCTCGGGGCGCCGGAGGTCAGCGGCGACGATGTCGGCGAGGGGGACGTTTTCCAGCACCGCGCGGCTGTGGGCCACGGCGACCGGATCGTTGTCCACGTAGAGGACCCTGGCCTCGCCGTCGGCCCGCTGGGCGATCTCGTGCACGTTGCCGTGGGTGGGTATTCCTGAGCCGATGTCGAGGAACTGGGTGATGCCCTCGGCCACCGCGTAGCGCACCGCCCGGCGCATGAACGCGCGATTGGCCTGCATGATCTTGGGGAGGCCGGGAAACGCCTCCACC
This region includes:
- a CDS encoding putative bifunctional diguanylate cyclase/phosphodiesterase; protein product: MTDSRTPPTLPPDGLRRFATIWCRAVYPATTTSMTKREFEGLLTALAERLARALRAQPFDPSPGVFVGEALVAAHCTAPEALPRVLGVVDAYLLLYCADTAALGQEEARSRCARLQHAISAGFARALQERTRSEQESLSVAALTAQTEIANALHESETRFRAVFRDAALGIGIADIHGTIIDTNDSFARMMGPPATSRQSRNVLDWTHPEDAPEVSRMQRELMRGEREHYQVEKPYNRSDGTVLWANLTVSLLRDAEGDPRYMLAMMEDVSERRLLNLRLRYQATHDALTDLPNRSMFFEKLEQALAAGSPQSRVGLCYLDLDGFKAVNDSLGHAVGDQLLIAVAERLQECAAEPGQMLARIGGDEFVALVVDPPTPDAVAELARRALAALATPVTVGDRELMVRASIGVVEGPTRNLTSAEVLRSADITMYRAKAEGGNRYALADPDSDARAISRHHLTHHLPAALKGCEFFIEYQPLVKMEDGSLEGAEALVRWSHPRHGVLGPDRFIPLAEHTGLIVPLGRWVLQEAVRQACKWQVRGIGGPRPLRVNVNLSPRQLHHPELVEDTVAVLEEAGLPPSALCLEVTETAMIRADEHELKPLRQLAELGVGIALDDFGTGYSNLANLRRLPANTLKLDRSFTQGLQRTPADPVDLKIVEGIVSLAHALRLSVTVEGVETSTQAEQLRDLGCDSAQGWYYARPGPPERLPEAV
- a CDS encoding SAM-dependent methyltransferase gives rise to the protein MERPTWAPQGIDLSVPSVSRMYDYYLGGSHNFEVDRVTARRAVEAFPGLPKIMQANRAFMRRAVRYAVAEGITQFLDIGSGIPTHGNVHEIAQRADGEARVLYVDNDPVAVAHSRAVLENVPLADIVAADLRRPEEILHSEQAARLLDFGQPVALLLVALLHFLDDEEKPLEKVAALRDALAPGSLLILTHASVDNGPVTAAQGSELSEVYRGSGSDLVMRGESEVARFFDGFELVEPGLVPLGRWRPEDEIGDEDPLAFSGIAGVGRTA